The following proteins are encoded in a genomic region of Stutzerimonas stutzeri:
- a CDS encoding ATP-binding cassette domain-containing protein: MFELDSVSFSIPERTLLHPLSLSIPSGRMVGLIGHNGSGKSTLIKLLARQQLPSAGLIRLDGKALSDWSQRDFAQQVAYLPQQLPQTDGLTVRELVGFGRYPWHGALGRFTSEDRAQVQRALELTDTSAFADRLVDQLSGGERQRVWLAMLLAQNTRYLLLDEPTSALDIAHQVEVLSRVQDLSRELGLGVLVVLHDINMAARYCDDLLALHSGRLLAQGNPAELMHGETLERIYGISMGVLANPADGSPICYVH; the protein is encoded by the coding sequence ATGTTCGAACTGGACAGCGTCAGCTTCAGCATTCCCGAGCGCACGCTCTTGCATCCCCTGAGCCTGAGCATTCCGTCCGGGCGCATGGTCGGCCTGATCGGTCACAACGGCTCCGGCAAGTCCACGCTCATCAAGCTGCTGGCCCGCCAGCAATTGCCCAGCGCCGGGCTTATTCGCCTCGACGGCAAAGCCTTGTCGGACTGGAGCCAACGCGACTTCGCCCAGCAGGTCGCATACCTGCCGCAGCAGCTGCCACAGACCGATGGGCTGACCGTTCGGGAACTGGTAGGTTTCGGCCGCTATCCCTGGCATGGCGCACTGGGACGCTTCACCAGCGAGGACCGCGCCCAGGTGCAACGCGCGCTCGAACTGACCGACACCAGCGCCTTCGCCGACCGGCTGGTGGATCAGTTGTCCGGTGGCGAACGCCAGCGCGTCTGGCTGGCCATGTTGCTGGCGCAGAACACACGCTACCTCCTGCTGGATGAGCCCACCTCGGCGCTGGATATCGCCCACCAGGTGGAAGTCCTGTCGCGTGTCCAGGACCTCAGCCGCGAGCTCGGTCTCGGCGTACTGGTGGTGCTGCACGATATCAACATGGCGGCGCGCTACTGTGATGATCTGCTGGCGTTACACAGCGGCCGGCTGCTGGCTCAAGGCAATCCAGCCGAGCTCATGCACGGTGAAACCCTGGAGCGCATCTACGGCATTTCCATGGGTGTGCTGGCCAATCCAGCGGACGGGTCGCCGATCTGCTACGTGCACTGA
- a CDS encoding RNA polymerase factor sigma-70 has protein sequence MPKTISAEQHPALNDMFVTNRQTFINAAARILGCRSHAEDVVHDAYLKLRGTAAIPGPTSQISYLLRVVRNLAIDRYRRQALEKRYSGSEEEGLYVCASGASPEGLHESRQTLEALSEALAQLPERTRYAFEMYRLQGKTQSAIAAELGVSPTLVNFMVRDTLIHCRQALQKLERKDR, from the coding sequence ATGCCTAAAACAATTTCAGCAGAGCAGCACCCGGCCCTGAATGACATGTTCGTCACGAACAGGCAGACCTTCATCAATGCCGCCGCGCGCATTCTCGGGTGTCGCAGCCATGCCGAAGACGTGGTGCACGATGCGTATCTGAAGCTGCGTGGGACTGCTGCGATTCCCGGCCCAACCTCGCAGATCAGTTATCTGCTGCGCGTGGTGCGCAACCTGGCCATTGACCGCTATCGCCGACAGGCGCTGGAAAAGCGCTATTCGGGCAGCGAGGAAGAAGGACTCTACGTCTGTGCCTCAGGGGCCTCTCCGGAGGGCCTCCACGAAAGCAGGCAGACGCTGGAAGCACTCTCCGAAGCCCTCGCGCAGCTGCCGGAACGCACCCGCTACGCCTTCGAGATGTACCGCTTGCAAGGGAAAACGCAGAGTGCGATCGCGGCTGAACTGGGGGTCTCGCCAACGCTGGTCAACTTCATGGTGCGCGACACGCTGATCCATTGCCGGCAAGCCCTTCAGAAGCTCGAGCGAAAGGACCGCTAA
- a CDS encoding MbtH family protein, which translates to MAFDREDALFKVLVNHEEQYSLWPDYKAVPAGWRETGQRGSKAECLAYVDREWTDMRPLSLRQAMDEQAAGQ; encoded by the coding sequence ATGGCATTCGATCGCGAAGACGCGCTGTTCAAAGTCCTGGTCAACCACGAAGAGCAGTACTCCCTCTGGCCGGACTACAAAGCGGTTCCGGCCGGCTGGCGGGAGACCGGCCAACGCGGCAGCAAGGCGGAGTGCCTGGCCTACGTCGATCGTGAGTGGACCGACATGCGGCCGCTGAGCCTGCGCCAGGCAATGGACGAACAAGCGGCGGGGCAGTGA
- a CDS encoding thioesterase II family protein, translated as MTMVARLRLFCLPYSGASAMVYARWRRSLPEWVEVVPLELPGRGRRFNEPLQTDLLGLADQLAGELEERLDLPYALFGHSLGGLLVFELAHAFRQRGLPAPQALFVSAAPAPSRRENHIELAVEQSDAQLLQRLRSLGGTPEAVFADEEMLRLTLPVLRADFLLCGRYRYYRRALLACPTHVFGGKADRVSVDALAAWQDETAEGFSLEMLEGDHFFINACEARLLELMLGKLRQRGRDLQALWA; from the coding sequence GTGACGATGGTCGCTCGCCTGCGTCTGTTCTGCCTGCCGTATTCCGGCGCCAGTGCGATGGTCTATGCACGTTGGCGCCGGTCCCTGCCGGAGTGGGTCGAGGTGGTTCCACTGGAGCTGCCTGGCCGTGGCCGGCGCTTCAACGAGCCGCTGCAGACCGACCTGCTCGGCCTGGCCGACCAACTCGCCGGCGAGCTGGAAGAGCGGCTGGACCTGCCTTATGCGCTGTTCGGCCATAGCCTCGGCGGCCTGCTGGTCTTCGAATTGGCGCACGCATTCCGCCAGCGCGGCCTGCCGGCACCGCAGGCGTTGTTCGTCTCGGCTGCACCGGCGCCGTCGCGCCGCGAAAACCATATCGAGCTGGCGGTGGAGCAGAGCGATGCCCAGCTGCTGCAGCGCCTGCGCAGCCTTGGCGGCACGCCCGAGGCGGTATTCGCTGACGAGGAAATGCTGCGTCTGACCCTCCCGGTGCTGCGCGCCGACTTCCTGCTGTGTGGCCGTTACCGCTATTACCGCCGTGCACTGCTGGCCTGTCCGACCCATGTATTCGGTGGCAAGGCCGATCGGGTCTCGGTGGACGCGCTGGCTGCCTGGCAGGACGAAACCGCCGAAGGCTTCTCGTTGGAGATGCTCGAGGGCGATCACTTCTTCATCAATGCCTGCGAGGCGCGCCTGCTCGAACTGATGCTCGGCAAGCTGCGTCAGCGCGGGCGCGATCTCCAGGCCCTCTGGGCCTGA